In Vibrio echinoideorum, the sequence GCGAAAGGGAAGTTCATCGCCTATTAGAAAATGGACAAGAGACCAAGGTGTTGCTGCAATACTCAAGAGATGAGCGCAGAACCTTAGCTCAGCTACAACAGGCAATTATCATGTTACCTAATGGCGGAAGCGTGATGATGGGTGATATTGCTGAGTTTCGTCATGAGCAAGAACCGCAAGTGGTTTACCGCCGCGACCGAGAACAAGTGATCAACCTGTATTGGAAGCAGAATCGAGACCTCCAATCACCAGAGAAAACACGTGAGCAACTCGAAGATACGATTGAATCTCTGCACTTACAGTTTCCAAGTGTGACGATAAAAGCGGGCGGCGAATTTGAAGAGATAGGTGAAGTGTCGAACGGCTTCAAATCAACGATGATTCTAACGCTCATCATGATCTACATTTTGTTGGCGGTGCCCTTGAAGTCCTATTGGCAACCGATGATCATCATGGCGGTGATACCGTTTGGTTTTGCAGGCGCGATTTTTGGTCACTACTTAATGGATTTACCCATAAGCATTCTTTCGATGTTCGGCATGATGGCTATGACAGGTATCGTGATTAACGACTCGCTGGTGTTGATCACGCGCTTTAATAGTGAATATCGCCAAGGCGTACCGTTACAGCAAGCGTTAGTCATTGCGGGTACTAGCCGTTTAAGGGCAATTTTCTTAACCACCATTACCACTGTGTGTGGATTGTTGCCATTGCTAAGCGAAACCGCAGAACAGGCGCAATACTTGAAACCAGCGGCAGTATCTTTGGTGTTTGGTGAGTTGTTTGCTACTGCGGTGACTCTGATTTTGATTCCTGTGCTGCTTGGTTTGTTTTGTCGCAAGCCGCCGTTGGTTGAAAAAGAACTAGATGAAAAAGACTTAGGTCAAAAAGATTTAGTCGAACAAGAGTTACGCGTAAAAGATCCACTAGAAGAACTCACTTTGGATCGCTCGTGATTGATTTTATAAAGGACAAAGACGATAGTGAAACCAAGCTACCTGATCTATTGAAGACATCCGATTCATTGAAGCCATCTGATTTATTAAAGCTATCCGACAGTAAGGCTAAAGCCAATGTACCTGAGACCCAAGACTGTATGACGCAAGAAAACAAACCTGCTTTGCATTTGGTGCCAGCTTTTAAACTGGTGCCAGAGATTGCATTGATTGAATCTTTGCCCGAGCATCTTCAGAAACGCTTTACGCATGCACTGAGGTTGATGCATCAAGACTGGGCTGAACGCCGTACGTGGGAAGATATAGCGACCGAGAGCGCAATTTCGCCATACCACTTTCATCGTCAGTTTACGGAGTTGTTTAATGAAACACCGGGTCAGTATCTAAGTCGTGTTCGATTACAAGTCGCGGTCGGCTTGCTACTTAATGATGAACCGTGGAGTGTCATTGAAATTGCTCAATATTGCGGCTTTTCATCATCTCAATCTTTAGGAAAGGCATTGAAGCGTGAGCTCGGTGTTACCGCAAAACAAGTTCGAAAATTAGGTTCTCAAGCAACACCTAAGGAGACCGCGGATTTCATTCAACAACTCGCGCATCCAGGTTTACAGTCATCAATAGAAAAAGAACTCGTGCAATCTATGCCAACAGAGTTGGTTTGGTATCCAGAGCGGGGTATGAAAAAGATCAAATTGGATGACCCTGATTGGGACACGGTGTTTGAGTTATATGGCCAAAAATCGACACACTTGATGAGTACCTTACCGATCAAGCAAATGAGAAACTCTTGGGGCGATATCGACGCTGAAATTGGGAACTGGCATGTGGCCAAAGAGCGTTATGATAGGGTGATTCCCGAAGGATACTACTTGTGTTGTGAGGTCTATCTCGTTTCGGATGTGGCGTACAGCACAGCCTTAGAAGCTCTGTTTAAGGCGGTTGAGCAACAAGGTTTGAAGTTAGATGTGCAAGGTTATTTGGTAGAGATGATTCGCCAGATCGACACGGATGATGTGGAAGGCGTGACGTTCTCTTTTCAGTTACCCATTTTAACCACGCAAGACAGCGAATAATAAAAAGGCTCCTCAAATGAGGAGCCTTTTTATTATTTCAAGGAGCTGTTTTACCAAGGAACAGTTTATCAGAGCCTCTGTTCGACGGGTTTAGCCGTTAAACAGAGTAGGGGGATTAAGCCTCTGCTGTCACTTTATCGCTGCTCATCTTTTTAAGAGCTGCGTAACCGAAGCCTGTTACTGCCGTACCTGCTGCAATCGCCACTAGGTACATAAGAACCGGAGAGATAGCACCAGGAATCAGTAGTACGAACAAGCCGCCGTGTGGAGCCATTAGCTGTGCGCCAAACATCATTGATAGTGCGCCAGTTAGTGCACCACCTGCCATACAAGCTGGGATAACACGCATTGGATCTTTCGCTGCGAATGGTATTGCACCTTCAGAGATGAAACATAGGCCAAGAACGAATGATGCTTTACCTGCTTCACGCTCGCCTGCTTCAAACTTGTCTTTCACTAGGAAAGTTGCAAGGCCCATACCTAGAGCTGGAACCATACCTGCTGCCATGATTGCTGCCATTGGTGCGTAAGTTTGCGAAGCCAGTAGACCAACACCAAATGTGTAAGCGGCTTTGTTTACTGGGCCACCAAGGTCGAAACACATCATTGCGCCTAGAATCACACCCAGAAGAATCGCGTTAGACGTTCCCATGTTGTTTAGGAAAGTTGTCATTGCGCTCATCACGCCAGAAACAGGGCCACCCACGATGTAAACCATCACAAGACCAGTGAACAAACTCGCGATAAACGGAATGATCAGGATTGGCTTGAGGGCTTCCATGGATTGTGGAAGTTGAACCTTGTCGGCAATGAATTTCGCTGCGTAACCCGCAATGAAACCTGCTGCGATACCACCTAGGAAACCTGCGCCCGTTGAGCTCGCCAGCATACCGCCGATTAGACCTGGAGCCAGACCCGGACGGTCAGCAATTGAGAATGCAATGAAACCAGCAAGAACAGGAATCATCAGTGCGAATGCAGAACCACCACCGATAGTCATCAATGCTGCTGCGAGTGTGCCTTCTTCTTTAAACGCTTCAATACCGAATACGAAAGAGAGTGCGATGATCAAACCACCTGCAACGACCACTGGAAGCATGTGAGAAACACCCGTCATTAGATGTTTGTACACGCCTTTCTTCTCGTCAGCAGGTGCTGAATTTGAAGACGCAGTGTGTTGGTATGGTTTAGCTTCTGCGAACGCTTTTTCCATCTCTTGCTTTGTTTTCTTAAGCGCAGGACCCGTTGTCGTTTTGTATAGCGCTTTGCCGTTAAAACGATCCAGAGGAACATCGATGTCTGCCGCGATGATAACAAGGTCAGCGTCGGCGATTTCTTGGTCTGTCAGTTGGTTCTTCGCACCTACAGAGCCGCGAGTTTCCACTTTAATTTGGTGACCTAGGCGTTTGCCTTCTGCTTCAAGCGCTTCAGCGGCCATAAAGGTGTGTGCAACACCAGTCGGGCAAGCGGTAATCGCTACGATCTTTTTGCTGCCTGTGCTTGCTGTTGTAGAAGAGTTTACTGAGGTGCCAGTCACTTCCACTGTAGTCTCAACTTGAGAAGCGTCTAATACCGTTGCTTGTGCTACCGCTTTCTCTAGAAATGCTTTTGCATCAGCTGTGCATTCAGAGATAGCCGCTTGGTACACTTTCTTGCCGACAAAGCGCGCTTTATCAACGTTGGTATTGGCTGCGATAACCACAACGTCGCTACTGTCGATAGTGTCTTGCGATACGGTTGAGTCAGGTAGCACGCTTGATTGACATTCAATAGTGGCGTTCCAACCCAGTGCTTTTGTCGCTTGCTCTAACAAGCCTGCGGCGATGATGCTGTTTGCTACGCCACTAGGGCAAGCTGTGATAATGGTAATATTCATAATAAACCTTTTGTCCTATTTGCTTGTGTCTAACTGGCTAGTTGGAGCACTAAGCGACTGTAATTGGATATTTTGTAGTACTGAATCCAGCTCTTGTTGGCTGGTGATGCCCACGCCTACCTGTGAAACTGCTAGAGCAGATAGGGCGGTTGCGAATTTAATAAGTTCTGGTTTTGGCATCTGTTGCATGTGACCCCAACATAGGCCAGCAACTAAGGTGTCACCTGCGCCTACAGTGCTTACCACTTGCATACGCGGCGGTTGAGCATGTAACCATTCACCTTGGTTTAGCCACATCACGCCTTCTGCGCCAAGTGATACCACGATGTTATCGATGCCTTTTTCACTCAGGGCTTGGCCTGCGTGTTGGCATTGGTCACGTGTTGTCAGTTCGGCATTGAACAGCTGAGAAAGCTCTTCATCGTTTGGTTTAATCAACCAAGGTTGTGCATTGATACCGGCTTTAAGTGCGTCACGGCTGCTGTCGAACAACACTTTTTTACCTAGGTCACGCAAGCGTTGTACCCAAGAAGCGCAAAGATCTGGCGATACGCCTTGTGGCAAGCTGCCTGCAATCACGAAGTAATCGTGTGTTTCAGCAAGCTCTAACAAGGTTTCTTCAAACGCTTTGATAGCGTCAGCATTAACAGGAACACCTGGGAAGTTGATGTCGCTTACTTGGCCTGAGTTCTCTACCAATTTCACGTTGATGCGGGTTGCACCGTCGACACGGATAAAGCGGTCAGTTGCGCCCATCTGTTCAAACAGGTGGCAGAAGGCTTCTTCGTTATTGCGGCCAAGAAAACCTGTTACGGTCACTTTCGCGCCAAGCTCTGAAAGCACTTTTGCTACGTTTACACCTTTGCCTGCTGCATGCAGAGAGCCTTTGTTAACTAGGCTCACTGAACCCACGTTAAGTGCGTCGATAGCGCCAGTTAGGTCGAGAGCAGGGTTTAGCGTAACGGTAACGGCTTTGATTTGTTTATCAGACATATCGATTCCTTAACCTTCGCCAAGGCCTGAAGCGATAGCTTTGCCAATCGATTCAAGTGCTTGTGCTGCATCATCACCTTCAGCAACAAATTGAAGCTGGTGGCCGTGTTTAACGCCAAGCGCGATGACTTTCATCAAGCTTTTCGCGTTCACTTCTTTTCCGTCACCATCTAGGTTTGAAACGCGGATTGTTGATTCGAATTTCTTCGCTTCAGCGACTAGCATTGCGCCCGGACGAGCGTGTAGGCCGTGTGCGTTTTTGATTTTGAATACTGCGCAGTTGTCATCGTCTTGAGAAGCTGTAGAAACCGCTTCACCTTTTAGAAGACCAATCACTTGTGCAATATCAGCGGTTAACAGTTGTTTCTGTTTACCTTCGAAAACCATCTTGCTTAGGTTTGCCAGAATAGATTGGTGCGCGCTGTTACAAGCGGCGAATGCTACTAACGCTTTAACTGGTGTGCCTTCGTATTCACAATGGTTTGCGGTTGAAACAAACGATACGCCAGTGCGAGTTACGCCTTTATCGCTGCCCAACAACCAAAGGCCTTGGCCTAGGTGAGTCGGTGTTTTTGTTACTAGGTCGGCAACGAATGCGTTGTCAGTACAGCCTGTATTTTTCAGTAGGCCGCCTGCAACTGCCGACATTTGAACCATGTCGCTTGCAGGAAACAGTAGCTGAACCAAAGAAGCATCTAGGTCGGCTTCTAGCTGAACTTCGCCGTTAAGTAGGGCGATGATTTCGTCTTCTGATTTCGCTTGCTTTAATTTATCTTCAACACCGTCAGCCGCTAGCACTTTGGTCAGTTGCTTAAGAATGCCTAAGTGCTCGTCTGATTTCGCCGCAATACCAATTGCTACGTAAACACGGTTACCGTCTGCCCAATCAATACCTTCAGGGAAGTGGTGTACCGCAACGCCTGTCTCTTTCACTAGGCCACGAGTGTCAGTGGTTCCGTGAGGAATCGCGATGCCGTTACCTAGGAACGTTGAGTTCTGGTTTTCACGGTTCAGCATTCCTTCAACGTAACCAGAGTCAACTAAGCCTTTCGCGGTTAGGTCGCCAGCAATGTTCTGGATAGCTTTGAATTTGTCATCGGCCGTTTGACCAAGAGTGATGTCAGATTTTGATAATTTAAGCATGGTGCCTCTTTAGCGTATCGCTTGAGAATTTGTGTATCGCTACGATTCAGTCTAGAGCAAGATTTATGGAGTTTAACTCGTTGCCTTATGCTTGCTGAATCGGTTCAGCATTCAGTGTAAAAAAATTCAGCAAAGCCGATTTTGATATTCAAAATAGTTTTGCTGCGTGTTGTAATTTCAGTTTCGTTAATAACGAGAAGTTGAATCACAACAAATGACGCTCAATCCATTCAAAAGGATGATTGAAGTCACTTTTCAGATTTTGCTGAATCCTTTCAGCTTTTATACTGAATCGATTCAGCATATAATTCAACTAATCCGAGGATCAGATCATTGGTTATATGATCCTACGCACAAAATACAGGTCACCCATATGACACTTGATGAAATTGCTAAATTGGCTGGAGTATCGAAAACCACAGCCAGTTATGTCATCAACGGCAAGGCGCAGAAATACAGAATCAGTGAAAAGACTCAGCAGAAAGTCATGGCGGTTGTGGAAGAGTATAACTACCGACCAGACCATGCTGCTTCGTCATTGCGCGCTGGCAATAGCCGTTCATTTGGTTTGATTATTCCTGACCTGGAAAACAGCAGTTACGCGCGTTTAGCAAAACTGATAGAGCAGAACTCACGTAAAGTGGGCTATCAAATACTGATTGGTTGTTCTGATGATGATGCTGAAACCGAACGCAAAGTAGCGGAAGCTTTGGTGAGTCGTCGTATTGATGCGTTGTTGGTGGCGAGCTCAATGCCAGACGCCAATGAGTTCTACTTGAAGCTGCAAAATTCAGGCACACCCGTAATTGCGATTGACCGTCCGTTGGATGACGAGCATTTTGCTTGTGTGATCAGTGAAGATTTCGAAGCTGCGTTTGAGCTGACCCATTCGATTCTCGATGAAAGTATTCATAGCGTTGGCTTGATAGGTGCATTGCCAGACCTAAATATCTCACGTGAACGCCAACTGGGTTTTGAAGCAGCCAACAAAGCGTATGCTCAGCAAGTTGGACTCTCAGAAAGCAAATCTACAATTGTGGGCTATGGTGAACACTTTGACAGAGAGTCTGGGCGTGCGGTTTTTGAAGAGTGGATAGCTAAAGGCACGGTTCCTGATGCGATTGTCACTATGTCTTACACCTTACTAGAAGGTGTACTGGATGTGATGGTTGAAAAACCGGAATTAGTTAATCAGGTGAAGTTGGCGACTTTTGGTGATAACCGACTGCTCGATTTCTTGCCTTTTAAGGTCCATTCACTTCCGCAACAGTTTGAAGTGATTGCGGATAGTGCCTTTGCTCTTGCTTTGAATGCTTCAGCTAAACGTTACCAAGCGGGTATTGAGTTAGTGCCAAGAAGCTTAGTTAGGCGAGGCTAAGTGCCATTAGTTTATACGAGACTAGACTAGACTCGTTTTGTTTAGATTAAGCTAGGTTAGATTAGGCTAATTCGTAAACGTATCTAGCTTGGGTTTAACAATAAACCCAGTTCTACGACCGCAACAATGCCGAGCAACAAAGCCAACACTTTCCAAAACTGGATTGGATTTCGGTTTATCAAAGGTTGCTTGGCTTTGCTTTTCACCAAGCTTTGGTTAGGTGTGTAAAGGTCGGCCACAAAATCCCCTAACACTTGATGGCGTTCGCTTGGTGATTCGGCACAGGCTTTTTGCAAAACCAAATCAACCCAAGCTGGTATGTCAGTGCGCTTTTGAGTCAGCGGTTGGTATTCCCATTGATGGTGACGAGATTGCTTGAGCGATTGTGCAGACATCTCAGGATAGGGCAGTTCGCCTGTGAGCATTTCATACCCGATGACCGCGATAGAGAACAGATCCGAACTTGTGGTCGCGGTATTGTGCTTTATGGTTTCCGGTGCAATGTAATTAACGGCACCCAACGGTACTGAGTCTTGCTCTGATTTACTTCCTTCTTCAATTCCTCTTACTAACACAGCTCCAAGGTCGATGATTTTAATCTCGCCATCACGTTGAATCATGATGTTTTCAGGTTTTAAGTCTCTGTGCACCATATCCGCACGTTGTAGCACTCGGATACCTTGTGTGATTTTATCGAGTATATCGCGCACCTGTTTGAGTGAAGGTTTTGGATTGTCGTACATCCACTGTCTCAGCGTGATGCCTTCTACCCATTCGCAGATTTGATATAGGAATTGCGAGTGTTCTGGCGTTGGGTAGACCTTCATTACTTTCTTGTTGTTTAGCAGGATTCCTGCCCATTGTTCGTTAAAAAAGGTGCTCAATTGTGCGGGGCTATCGTGGTATTGAACCGACGGTACTTTCAAGACGAATTCGGTTTGTGTCTCTTTCTGCATCACACGGTATACATGGCTTCTTGAACCTGCATACAACACTTCAAGTACCATATAGTTGTCGATGCTTTGCCCAAGCTTTAAAGCGGGTGGGATAGCGCGCTTGGCAAGCTTTTCATGGAATTCAATAAGTGATGGTTTAGGAAGGTGACTGACCTGCACAATCAAGCAGCTCACGTTATCGGAACTATTGTAGCCTAAAGCGGCATTGCAGATCGTTTGTGCCGCGTATTCGAAATCCGCTCCTGGTTTGTCGATGTGATCCTTGAATGTGTTGGGCGAGACAAACTCGTGTACGCCATCAGATGTCAGGATAAAGCAGTCGTCTTTCTTAATAGGAAGCGTTTGATAGTCAACGTTGAGCTGATTATCCATACCCAAAGCTCGAGTTAGGTAATGTTTCTGCCCCATGTTCTTACGAGTGTGGTCACGTGTCAGTTGGCGTAATTCTCCATCTCTTAATAAGTAGATACGGCTGTCGCCAACGTGGAATATATGTGCGGTGTTGGATTTTAATATCACGCTGCTAAAAGTCGAAACGAGCGCATTGTGGTTCACTTGTTGTGCGGGATGAATATTAGAAACAGACGTGTTGAAGAGCCAAGAATTGAGCGAGGTTAAGACCTTTTGCGCCGAGCGCTGAATGCTCCAGCTTTTTGGAGTGGCGTAGTAGTCATCAATAAACTGCATCACGCTGGTGTGACTGGCTTTTTGGCCGTGCTCACTGCAACTTGCGCCGTCTGCAATGCAAGCAACACTGCCTTTTAGCTCTTGCTCAGCGCGAGTTTTAGGGTGTTTTACAATGATGGCGTCTTGGTTTTCATCACGTACGCCTTTATTCGAATAACCACCAAACTTCAGCGTCATTTGGTTGTTTGACTCTGGCGTGGTGACTTGTCCTTGGCTGAATGAAATTGTCATAACTGGTCTTCTTCTTAACTGCCGTCTTCTTAACTGGCCGTTTTCTCATCTGCTTGAGAGCACATCTGAGAAAGAACAAAAGCTCTAGTGAACTTAGAGCCTTTGAACGAAGCACCTAGCGTTGATGTATCTGCTAAGGTGCTTCTCCCGATTCAATAATATCAATGCTTCATAGTACTGAGACTAGTTTGAAACATTAATCAGCGTGACACTGCCATCGTCGTTCACTTCGGCAATTTGACCGTTAGGCTCTTCCATGAATAGTAGAGTCACAAAGCCAAGTATGGCGGTCGCAGCAATCACTAAGAAGAAGGTTTGGTAGCTCACGAAAGACAGCACTGTTAGGTAAACTACCGCACCCACGTTGCCGTAAGCTCCAGTCATACCCGCAATCTGACCTGTCATGCGTCGTTTGATTAGAGGAACTGTCGCAAATACCGCACCTTCACCCGCTTGAACGAAGAAAGAACACGCCATGGCTGCTACAACGGCTAGCCATACAGGCCATGTGCTGTCTACTTGACCCATTGCGAAGTAGCCCACAGCAAGACCAATCGTTAGAATAAGCAGTGTTGGTTTACGACCGAATTTATCTGAAATCCAACCACCACCAGGGCGAGACATTAGGTTCATAAAGGCATAAGCCGATGCAACCATACCTGCAAGAACCGGTGTTAATTCAAAGGTTTCAGAGAAGAACAGTGGCAGCATAGAAACAACAGCCAGTTCAGAACCAAATGTCGCGAAGTACAGTACGTTAAGTACCGCAACTTGCTTGAA encodes:
- the fruA gene encoding PTS fructose transporter subunit IIBC: MNITIITACPSGVANSIIAAGLLEQATKALGWNATIECQSSVLPDSTVSQDTIDSSDVVVIAANTNVDKARFVGKKVYQAAISECTADAKAFLEKAVAQATVLDASQVETTVEVTGTSVNSSTTASTGSKKIVAITACPTGVAHTFMAAEALEAEGKRLGHQIKVETRGSVGAKNQLTDQEIADADLVIIAADIDVPLDRFNGKALYKTTTGPALKKTKQEMEKAFAEAKPYQHTASSNSAPADEKKGVYKHLMTGVSHMLPVVVAGGLIIALSFVFGIEAFKEEGTLAAALMTIGGGSAFALMIPVLAGFIAFSIADRPGLAPGLIGGMLASSTGAGFLGGIAAGFIAGYAAKFIADKVQLPQSMEALKPILIIPFIASLFTGLVMVYIVGGPVSGVMSAMTTFLNNMGTSNAILLGVILGAMMCFDLGGPVNKAAYTFGVGLLASQTYAPMAAIMAAGMVPALGMGLATFLVKDKFEAGEREAGKASFVLGLCFISEGAIPFAAKDPMRVIPACMAGGALTGALSMMFGAQLMAPHGGLFVLLIPGAISPVLMYLVAIAAGTAVTGFGYAALKKMSSDKVTAEA
- a CDS encoding bifunctional protein-serine/threonine kinase/phosphatase, with the protein product MTISFSQGQVTTPESNNQMTLKFGGYSNKGVRDENQDAIIVKHPKTRAEQELKGSVACIADGASCSEHGQKASHTSVMQFIDDYYATPKSWSIQRSAQKVLTSLNSWLFNTSVSNIHPAQQVNHNALVSTFSSVILKSNTAHIFHVGDSRIYLLRDGELRQLTRDHTRKNMGQKHYLTRALGMDNQLNVDYQTLPIKKDDCFILTSDGVHEFVSPNTFKDHIDKPGADFEYAAQTICNAALGYNSSDNVSCLIVQVSHLPKPSLIEFHEKLAKRAIPPALKLGQSIDNYMVLEVLYAGSRSHVYRVMQKETQTEFVLKVPSVQYHDSPAQLSTFFNEQWAGILLNNKKVMKVYPTPEHSQFLYQICEWVEGITLRQWMYDNPKPSLKQVRDILDKITQGIRVLQRADMVHRDLKPENIMIQRDGEIKIIDLGAVLVRGIEEGSKSEQDSVPLGAVNYIAPETIKHNTATTSSDLFSIAVIGYEMLTGELPYPEMSAQSLKQSRHHQWEYQPLTQKRTDIPAWVDLVLQKACAESPSERHQVLGDFVADLYTPNQSLVKSKAKQPLINRNPIQFWKVLALLLGIVAVVELGLLLNPS
- the pfkB gene encoding 1-phosphofructokinase — encoded protein: MSDKQIKAVTVTLNPALDLTGAIDALNVGSVSLVNKGSLHAAGKGVNVAKVLSELGAKVTVTGFLGRNNEEAFCHLFEQMGATDRFIRVDGATRINVKLVENSGQVSDINFPGVPVNADAIKAFEETLLELAETHDYFVIAGSLPQGVSPDLCASWVQRLRDLGKKVLFDSSRDALKAGINAQPWLIKPNDEELSQLFNAELTTRDQCQHAGQALSEKGIDNIVVSLGAEGVMWLNQGEWLHAQPPRMQVVSTVGAGDTLVAGLCWGHMQQMPKPELIKFATALSALAVSQVGVGITSQQELDSVLQNIQLQSLSAPTSQLDTSK
- a CDS encoding helix-turn-helix domain-containing protein, producing the protein MIDFIKDKDDSETKLPDLLKTSDSLKPSDLLKLSDSKAKANVPETQDCMTQENKPALHLVPAFKLVPEIALIESLPEHLQKRFTHALRLMHQDWAERRTWEDIATESAISPYHFHRQFTELFNETPGQYLSRVRLQVAVGLLLNDEPWSVIEIAQYCGFSSSQSLGKALKRELGVTAKQVRKLGSQATPKETADFIQQLAHPGLQSSIEKELVQSMPTELVWYPERGMKKIKLDDPDWDTVFELYGQKSTHLMSTLPIKQMRNSWGDIDAEIGNWHVAKERYDRVIPEGYYLCCEVYLVSDVAYSTALEALFKAVEQQGLKLDVQGYLVEMIRQIDTDDVEGVTFSFQLPILTTQDSE
- the cra gene encoding catabolite repressor/activator encodes the protein MTLDEIAKLAGVSKTTASYVINGKAQKYRISEKTQQKVMAVVEEYNYRPDHAASSLRAGNSRSFGLIIPDLENSSYARLAKLIEQNSRKVGYQILIGCSDDDAETERKVAEALVSRRIDALLVASSMPDANEFYLKLQNSGTPVIAIDRPLDDEHFACVISEDFEAAFELTHSILDESIHSVGLIGALPDLNISRERQLGFEAANKAYAQQVGLSESKSTIVGYGEHFDRESGRAVFEEWIAKGTVPDAIVTMSYTLLEGVLDVMVEKPELVNQVKLATFGDNRLLDFLPFKVHSLPQQFEVIADSAFALALNASAKRYQAGIELVPRSLVRRG
- the fruB gene encoding fused PTS fructose transporter subunit IIA/HPr protein; the protein is MLKLSKSDITLGQTADDKFKAIQNIAGDLTAKGLVDSGYVEGMLNRENQNSTFLGNGIAIPHGTTDTRGLVKETGVAVHHFPEGIDWADGNRVYVAIGIAAKSDEHLGILKQLTKVLAADGVEDKLKQAKSEDEIIALLNGEVQLEADLDASLVQLLFPASDMVQMSAVAGGLLKNTGCTDNAFVADLVTKTPTHLGQGLWLLGSDKGVTRTGVSFVSTANHCEYEGTPVKALVAFAACNSAHQSILANLSKMVFEGKQKQLLTADIAQVIGLLKGEAVSTASQDDDNCAVFKIKNAHGLHARPGAMLVAEAKKFESTIRVSNLDGDGKEVNAKSLMKVIALGVKHGHQLQFVAEGDDAAQALESIGKAIASGLGEG